The following are from one region of the Sphingomonas sp. J315 genome:
- the ung gene encoding uracil-DNA glycosylase, translating to MTVKLHPDWLAPLQPEFDSPYMADLRAFLLAEKAAGKRIFPKGSDWFRALDLTPPQDVRVVILGQDPYHGEGQAHGLCFSVQPGVKVPPSLVNIYKELKSDLGIDPPRHGFLEHWAKQGVLLLNNCLTVEMGLAASHKGRGWERFTDAVVAQVNALPDPVVFMLWGSHAQKKAASVDSRHLVLKSVHPSPLSAHGGFFGCRHFSKANAFLEANGRGTIDWALPPI from the coding sequence ATGACCGTGAAGCTGCACCCCGACTGGCTCGCCCCGCTGCAACCCGAGTTCGACAGCCCGTACATGGCCGATCTGCGCGCGTTCCTGCTGGCGGAGAAGGCGGCGGGGAAGCGGATCTTTCCCAAGGGCAGCGACTGGTTCCGCGCGCTCGACCTGACCCCGCCACAGGACGTGCGCGTCGTCATTCTCGGCCAGGATCCCTATCACGGCGAGGGGCAGGCGCATGGCCTGTGCTTCTCGGTTCAGCCGGGGGTGAAGGTGCCGCCGAGCCTTGTGAACATCTACAAGGAGCTAAAGAGCGACCTTGGTATCGACCCGCCGCGCCACGGATTCCTTGAGCATTGGGCAAAGCAGGGGGTGCTGCTGCTCAACAATTGCCTGACGGTCGAGATGGGGCTGGCGGCGTCGCACAAGGGGCGCGGGTGGGAGCGGTTCACCGACGCGGTGGTGGCGCAGGTCAATGCGCTGCCCGATCCGGTGGTGTTCATGCTGTGGGGCAGCCATGCACAGAAGAAAGCGGCGTCGGTCGATTCGCGCCATCTGGTGCTGAAATCGGTCCATCCCTCGCCGCTGTCGGCACATGGCGGGTTCTTCGGGTGCCGCCATTTTTCGAAGGCGAATGCGTTTCTGGAGGCGAACGGGCGCGGGACGATCGACTGGGCGCTGCCGCCCATCTAG
- a CDS encoding ammonium transporter, with protein MMNSETKVSLAWGVGIIVLALGLSSARSAGHIDHDTVTRIVLGATGLMVAWFGNMMPKRFVPSELARKVHRVGGWSLVISGLIYSGAFAVLPIQTAVFVGGGAVVAGLAITIGYCQSLRTKARA; from the coding sequence ATGATGAACAGCGAAACCAAGGTCAGCCTCGCCTGGGGCGTGGGCATTATCGTGCTGGCGCTGGGCCTCAGTTCGGCACGCAGCGCCGGCCACATCGATCATGACACGGTGACGCGCATCGTGCTTGGCGCGACAGGCCTGATGGTGGCCTGGTTCGGCAACATGATGCCCAAGCGCTTCGTCCCGAGCGAACTGGCGCGCAAGGTCCATCGCGTCGGCGGCTGGTCGCTCGTGATCAGCGGGCTGATCTATTCCGGGGCGTTCGCGGTGTTGCCGATCCAGACGGCGGTATTCGTCGGAGGCGGGGCGGTCGTCGCCGGTCTGGCGATCACCATCGGCTATTGCCAGTCGCTGCGGACCAAGGCGCGGGCGTGA
- a CDS encoding NupC/NupG family nucleoside CNT transporter: MNNLPIGILGIVAILAIAFLLSSNKRAIRLRVVGPAFALQAGIAFLVLYVPAGRAAICAASDGVSALLGYAKNGTDFLFGPLASPEIGGNSFAIAALPVIVFFASLISILYHLGIMQQVVRWVGGAIEKVTGISKVESLCSAANIFVGQSESPLVIRPYLASLTPSQLFAIMTVGMAGVAGTILAAYATFLGNEFLPYLLAASFMAAPGGLLMAKIMMPDDAPAKVLDEVTLSEHRVSAKGPAAMLEEPPVTPVEAVVEEEKSANIIMAAAMGAQTGVKLAVAVGAMVLAFVALVALANGLLGMVGGWFGYSQLSFQGIVGAVFAPVMFLLNIPWEEAQVAGGLFGTKVVLNEFVAFIDLGNLTTLSDRSRAIVTFALCGFANFSSIAIQMAVTGSLAPNQRPIIAKLGGEGASRGQPRQPDECSAGRVDAAVTPCGTG; this comes from the coding sequence TTGAACAATCTTCCGATCGGCATTCTCGGCATCGTCGCGATTCTCGCGATCGCCTTCCTCCTCTCCTCGAACAAGCGCGCGATTCGGCTCCGGGTCGTCGGCCCGGCCTTCGCGCTTCAGGCGGGCATCGCGTTTCTCGTGCTTTATGTGCCTGCTGGCCGCGCAGCGATCTGCGCTGCTTCTGACGGCGTGTCGGCGCTGCTCGGCTATGCCAAGAACGGCACCGACTTCCTGTTCGGCCCACTCGCCTCGCCCGAGATCGGCGGCAACAGCTTCGCAATCGCAGCGCTTCCCGTCATCGTCTTCTTCGCCAGCCTGATCTCGATCCTCTATCACCTCGGTATCATGCAACAGGTGGTGCGCTGGGTCGGCGGTGCGATCGAGAAGGTGACCGGGATCTCCAAGGTCGAGTCGCTTTGTTCGGCCGCAAACATCTTCGTCGGGCAAAGTGAATCGCCGCTGGTAATCCGTCCGTATCTGGCCAGCCTGACACCGTCTCAACTGTTCGCGATCATGACGGTGGGCATGGCGGGCGTGGCGGGGACGATCCTGGCCGCCTATGCCACCTTCCTCGGCAACGAGTTCCTGCCCTATCTGCTCGCGGCGTCGTTCATGGCGGCGCCGGGCGGATTGCTGATGGCCAAGATCATGATGCCCGATGACGCGCCGGCAAAGGTGCTGGACGAGGTCACACTGTCCGAACATCGGGTCAGCGCCAAGGGGCCGGCCGCGATGCTGGAAGAACCCCCGGTCACCCCGGTCGAAGCCGTGGTCGAGGAAGAGAAATCCGCCAACATTATCATGGCCGCTGCGATGGGCGCCCAGACCGGCGTGAAACTCGCCGTCGCGGTCGGCGCGATGGTGCTGGCATTCGTGGCGCTGGTTGCGCTCGCCAACGGATTGCTCGGCATGGTTGGCGGGTGGTTCGGCTATTCGCAGCTCAGCTTCCAGGGCATCGTCGGCGCGGTATTCGCGCCGGTCATGTTCCTGCTCAACATTCCGTGGGAGGAAGCTCAGGTCGCGGGCGGTCTGTTCGGAACCAAGGTGGTGCTGAACGAATTCGTCGCCTTTATCGACCTGGGCAACCTCACCACCCTGTCCGATCGCAGCCGCGCCATCGTTACCTTCGCGCTGTGTGGCTTCGCCAATTTCAGCTCGATCGCAATCCAGATGGCTGTGACTGGCAGCCTCGCCCCAAATCAGCGTCCGATAATCGCAAAGCTGGGGGGTGAAGGCGCTTCTCGCGGGCAGCCTCGCCAACCTGATGAGTGCAGCGCTGGCCGGGTTGATGCTGCCGTAACGCCATGCGGGACCGGCTGA
- a CDS encoding DUF167 domain-containing protein: MSQPWREAPPGLVIAVRATPRASKSVLLPGTPEHLAARIAAPPVEGAANAALIELVAKAFGVAKRDVTLIAGETARVKRLSIAGDPKTLAGIAASLYGARHER, encoded by the coding sequence GTGAGCCAGCCCTGGCGGGAAGCCCCGCCGGGCCTGGTCATCGCGGTGCGCGCCACGCCGCGCGCGTCGAAGAGCGTGCTGCTCCCCGGCACGCCGGAGCATTTGGCCGCGCGGATCGCCGCGCCGCCGGTCGAGGGCGCGGCCAATGCGGCGCTGATCGAGCTGGTCGCCAAGGCGTTCGGCGTGGCGAAGCGCGACGTGACCCTCATCGCGGGCGAAACCGCGCGGGTGAAGCGCCTGTCGATTGCGGGCGATCCCAAGACGCTGGCGGGAATCGCCGCTTCGCTTTATGGGGCGAGACATGAGCGCTGA
- a CDS encoding aspartate kinase, with protein sequence MARIVMKFGGTSMAGIERIRNVAARVKREWEAGNQVAVVVSAMAGETDRLVGFCKEASPLYDLREYDTVVSAGEQITSGLLAIALQAIGVPARSWLGWQLPIHTSSAHASARINSIDTDALNASLADGAVAVVPGFQGLADDNRVTTLGRGGSDTSAVAVAAAMRADRCDIYTDVDGVYTTDPRIVPRARKLTKVTYEEMLELASVGAKVLQTRSVGLAMKEGVRVRVLSSFEDTHDEAGHRGTLIVGEEEINDVERQLITGIAADKNEAKVTLTNVPDRPGAVAHIFGPLAEAGINVDMIVQNVAHATGSTDVTFTVPRAELARALDVLQKAKGPIGYDELIHDAKVAKISVVGVGMRSHAGVAATMFDTLGERRINILAITTSEIKVSVLIHEDETELAVRVLHTAYGLDAPEVDAA encoded by the coding sequence ATGGCGCGTATCGTGATGAAGTTCGGCGGCACGTCGATGGCGGGCATCGAGCGGATTCGCAACGTCGCCGCGCGGGTGAAGCGCGAATGGGAGGCGGGCAATCAGGTCGCGGTCGTGGTCTCCGCAATGGCGGGCGAGACCGACCGGCTGGTGGGATTCTGCAAGGAAGCCTCGCCGCTCTACGACCTGCGCGAATATGACACGGTCGTCTCGGCGGGCGAGCAGATCACCAGTGGGCTGCTGGCGATCGCACTTCAGGCAATCGGCGTGCCCGCGCGGTCGTGGCTTGGCTGGCAATTGCCGATCCATACCAGCAGCGCCCATGCCAGCGCCCGGATCAACTCGATCGACACCGACGCTCTCAATGCAAGCCTGGCTGACGGCGCGGTAGCGGTGGTGCCCGGCTTTCAGGGACTGGCCGACGACAATCGCGTGACCACGCTGGGGCGCGGCGGTTCGGACACCAGCGCGGTCGCGGTCGCGGCGGCGATGCGCGCCGACCGGTGCGACATCTACACCGATGTCGACGGCGTCTACACCACCGACCCGCGCATCGTCCCCCGCGCGCGCAAGCTGACCAAGGTCACTTATGAAGAGATGCTGGAACTGGCGAGCGTCGGGGCGAAGGTGCTCCAGACCCGCTCGGTCGGGCTGGCGATGAAGGAGGGGGTGCGCGTCCGCGTCCTCTCCTCGTTCGAGGATACGCATGACGAGGCCGGCCATCGCGGCACGCTGATCGTCGGCGAAGAGGAGATCAACGACGTGGAACGGCAGCTCATCACCGGCATCGCCGCGGACAAGAACGAAGCCAAGGTGACGCTGACCAACGTCCCCGACCGGCCCGGCGCTGTGGCGCATATCTTCGGTCCGCTGGCCGAGGCGGGGATCAACGTCGACATGATCGTCCAGAACGTCGCGCACGCGACCGGGTCGACCGACGTGACCTTCACCGTGCCGCGCGCCGAACTCGCCCGCGCGCTCGACGTGCTGCAAAAGGCGAAGGGGCCGATCGGCTATGACGAACTGATCCACGACGCCAAGGTCGCGAAGATCAGCGTCGTCGGGGTCGGGATGCGCAGCCATGCGGGCGTCGCCGCGACGATGTTCGACACGCTGGGCGAGCGCCGCATCAACATCCTTGCGATCACCACCAGCGAGATCAAGGTCAGCGTGCTGATCCACGAGGACGAAACCGAACTCGCTGTCCGCGTGCTCCACACCGCTTATGGGCTGGACGCGCCGGAAGTTGACGCTGCCTGA
- a CDS encoding tRNA-binding protein, producing MHMTHAADAPAAPKISFDQFLAVDIRVGTIIAAEPFPEARKPAFKLTIDFGPAIGVKRSSAQITEHYRLDDLPGRQVAAVVNFPPRQIGPMMSEVLTLGFPDAEGQVVLFHPSVPVPNGGRLF from the coding sequence ATGCACATGACCCACGCCGCCGACGCGCCCGCCGCGCCGAAAATCAGCTTCGACCAGTTCCTCGCGGTCGATATCCGCGTCGGCACGATCATCGCCGCCGAGCCGTTTCCCGAGGCACGCAAGCCGGCGTTCAAGCTGACCATCGACTTCGGCCCGGCGATCGGGGTGAAGCGGTCGTCGGCGCAGATCACCGAACATTACCGCCTCGACGACCTGCCCGGGCGGCAGGTAGCGGCGGTCGTCAATTTCCCCCCACGCCAGATCGGCCCGATGATGTCGGAGGTGCTGACGCTCGGCTTCCCCGATGCCGAGGGACAAGTGGTGCTGTTCCACCCGAGCGTGCCAGTGCCCAATGGCGGGCGGCTGTTCTAG
- the folD gene encoding bifunctional methylenetetrahydrofolate dehydrogenase/methenyltetrahydrofolate cyclohydrolase FolD: MSAEIIDGKAFAANLRARVGEAAVEFAGRAGRKAGLAVVLVGDDPASAVYVRSKGKATVAANMASFEHRLPADTDQDTLVALVRQLNADAAVDGILVQLPLPRHLDEQAVVAAIDPNKDVDGLTPISAGRLALGIDGLVPCTPFGCLMLLQDQIGDLTGLDAIVIGRSILVGKPMAALLTAANCTVTLAHSRTRDLAHHVSRADIVVAAVGRAGFVKGEWLKPGATVIDVGINRVEGALVGDVEFDSAASVAGAITPVPGGVGPMTIACLLRNTLVAAYRNEDIDFDSSAL; encoded by the coding sequence ATGAGCGCTGAGATCATCGACGGAAAGGCATTTGCCGCAAACCTGCGCGCCCGGGTGGGCGAGGCTGCTGTCGAGTTCGCGGGCCGCGCGGGTCGCAAGGCGGGACTCGCCGTGGTGCTTGTCGGCGACGATCCCGCGTCCGCCGTCTATGTCCGCAGCAAGGGTAAGGCGACGGTCGCCGCCAATATGGCAAGCTTCGAGCACCGCCTGCCCGCGGACACCGATCAGGATACGCTGGTCGCGCTGGTGCGCCAGTTGAATGCCGATGCGGCGGTGGACGGCATCCTCGTCCAGCTGCCTTTGCCCCGCCATCTCGACGAACAGGCGGTGGTCGCCGCGATCGACCCGAACAAGGATGTCGATGGGCTGACCCCGATCAGCGCCGGGCGGTTGGCGCTGGGCATCGACGGGCTGGTGCCGTGCACCCCGTTCGGTTGCCTGATGCTGTTGCAGGATCAGATCGGCGACCTGACGGGGCTCGATGCGATCGTCATTGGCCGCTCCATTCTGGTCGGCAAGCCGATGGCAGCACTGCTGACCGCAGCCAATTGTACCGTCACCCTCGCCCATTCGCGCACCCGCGACCTCGCCCATCATGTCAGCCGCGCCGATATTGTCGTCGCGGCGGTGGGCCGGGCGGGCTTCGTCAAGGGCGAGTGGCTCAAGCCGGGCGCGACGGTGATCGATGTCGGGATCAACCGGGTCGAGGGCGCGCTGGTCGGCGATGTCGAGTTCGACAGCGCAGCATCGGTCGCGGGCGCAATCACCCCGGTTCCGGGCGGCGTTGGGCCGATGACCATCGCCTGCCTGCTACGCAACACCCTCGTCGCGGCGTATCGCAACGAGGATATCGACTTCGACTCGAGCGCGCTGTGA
- the argB gene encoding acetylglutamate kinase: MTDHAPDPAMLAKAETLTDALPYMQRYKGKTFVVKYGGHAMGDPELARDFAEDVVLLKAVGINPVVVHGGGPQIGSMLKRLGVESRFVGGLRVTDAETARIAEMVLAGSINKEIVSWISAAGGKALGISGKDSGLVTARKVQRDAADPLQGIERHVDLGFVGEPVAVDASVLTTLSDQGFIPVIAPIALGADGHTYNINADTMAGAIAGALGAARFFLLTDVPGVLDKDKQLLTDLDPGRIMALKADGTISGGMIPKVETCVAAVDAGVDAAVILDGRIPHAMLLEIFTTQGAGTLVHR; the protein is encoded by the coding sequence ATGACCGATCATGCACCCGACCCCGCGATGCTGGCCAAGGCCGAGACGCTGACCGACGCGCTGCCCTATATGCAGCGGTACAAGGGCAAGACGTTCGTTGTGAAATATGGCGGCCACGCCATGGGCGATCCCGAGCTGGCGCGCGACTTTGCCGAGGATGTCGTGCTGCTGAAAGCGGTCGGCATCAATCCGGTGGTCGTGCATGGCGGCGGGCCGCAGATCGGGTCGATGCTCAAGCGGCTCGGCGTCGAATCGCGGTTTGTCGGGGGCTTGCGCGTCACCGATGCCGAAACCGCGCGCATCGCCGAAATGGTGCTGGCGGGATCGATCAACAAGGAAATCGTCAGCTGGATCAGCGCCGCCGGCGGCAAGGCGCTGGGCATTTCGGGCAAGGATTCCGGCCTCGTCACGGCGCGCAAGGTGCAGCGCGACGCCGCCGATCCGCTGCAGGGGATCGAGCGCCATGTCGATCTGGGATTCGTCGGCGAGCCGGTGGCGGTCGACGCCTCGGTGCTGACCACGCTGAGCGATCAGGGCTTCATCCCGGTGATCGCGCCGATCGCGCTGGGCGCCGATGGCCACACCTATAACATCAACGCCGACACGATGGCGGGGGCGATCGCCGGGGCGCTGGGCGCGGCGCGCTTCTTTCTGCTGACCGATGTTCCGGGCGTGCTCGACAAGGACAAGCAGCTGCTGACCGACCTCGACCCCGGCCGGATCATGGCGCTGAAGGCCGATGGGACGATCAGCGGGGGGATGATCCCCAAGGTCGAGACCTGCGTCGCCGCGGTCGATGCCGGGGTGGACGCCGCGGTCATCCTCGACGGGCGCATCCCGCATGCGATGCTGCTTGAGATTTTCACGACGCAGGGCGCGGGCACCTTGGTTCACCGCTAA
- a CDS encoding autorepressor SdpR family transcription factor, whose protein sequence is MSQVFKALSDPTRRRVLHLLRKGPMSAGDLSDQFDVSKPTMSAHFAVLKDADLVHAEKAGKSVIYHLKLSVLEEALLGFVDSFGGSGSPAPGKERA, encoded by the coding sequence ATGAGCCAGGTCTTCAAGGCATTGTCCGACCCCACCCGCCGCCGCGTGCTGCATTTGCTGCGCAAGGGGCCGATGAGCGCGGGCGACCTCAGCGATCAGTTCGACGTGTCTAAGCCGACCATGTCGGCGCACTTCGCGGTGCTTAAGGATGCCGACCTCGTCCACGCCGAAAAGGCGGGGAAGTCGGTGATCTATCACCTCAAGCTCTCGGTGCTCGAAGAGGCGCTGCTGGGCTTTGTCGATTCATTCGGGGGCAGCGGGTCGCCCGCGCCCGGCAAGGAGCGTGCATGA
- the ubiG gene encoding bifunctional 2-polyprenyl-6-hydroxyphenol methylase/3-demethylubiquinol 3-O-methyltransferase UbiG has protein sequence MAMTSKATIDPREAEHFGRLAADWWNPKGESAMLHRLNPVRLRYVREAIDAHWDVDPRDFAPLKGRTALDVGCGAGLLCEPLARLGAQVTGVDAAPENIGAARAHAAASGLIIDYRAGEFEDQVAGRQFDLVTSMEVIEHVADPAAFVAGLVAALAPGGLMILSTPNRTPLSRLAMITVGEGLGMIPRGTHDHAKFLTPEELTALLETAGMVVSDLRGLSFSPGAGFHLSEDTSLNYLLTARRA, from the coding sequence ATGGCGATGACAAGCAAAGCAACGATTGACCCCCGTGAAGCTGAACATTTCGGTCGTCTCGCGGCCGATTGGTGGAATCCGAAGGGTGAGTCCGCGATGCTCCACCGGCTGAACCCGGTGCGGCTGCGCTATGTGCGTGAGGCGATCGACGCGCATTGGGATGTCGATCCGCGCGATTTCGCGCCGCTGAAGGGCCGCACGGCGCTCGATGTCGGGTGCGGCGCGGGGTTGCTGTGCGAACCGCTGGCGCGTTTGGGCGCGCAGGTCACCGGGGTGGATGCGGCACCGGAGAATATCGGTGCGGCGCGGGCGCATGCCGCCGCATCGGGCCTTATCATCGACTATCGCGCGGGCGAGTTCGAGGATCAGGTCGCGGGGCGCCAGTTCGACCTCGTTACCTCGATGGAGGTGATCGAGCATGTCGCCGATCCCGCCGCCTTTGTCGCGGGCCTTGTCGCCGCGCTCGCGCCGGGCGGGCTGATGATCCTGTCCACCCCCAACCGCACCCCGCTGTCGCGGCTGGCGATGATCACGGTGGGCGAGGGGCTCGGCATGATCCCGCGCGGGACGCATGACCACGCCAAGTTTCTGACGCCCGAGGAACTGACCGCATTGCTGGAAACTGCGGGGATGGTGGTGAGCGACCTGCGCGGGCTGAGCTTCTCCCCGGGCGCGGGGTTTCATTTGAGCGAGGACACCAGCCTCAACTATCTGCTGACCGCGCGGCGCGCCTAG
- a CDS encoding TonB-dependent receptor → MKFTALLLATSVLAAPAFAQTSDHAERDRSSRNPVHGETVDEVVISAPGLERLDLLAGTSVITGDELVRDIRGQIGESLTQVPGVSATSFSPGASRPVLRGFQGERVRVLTDGLGTLDVSNTSTDHAVSIEPLTAERIEVLRGPAVLLFGSQAIGGAVNVLDRRIPRAVPENGFHIDAIGAYGSAADERGGGVAVDFAITPQIVAHIDGSYRKSDDLRVGGYVLSDTLREEQLHIAEHEAEEGHAEEAAEALELANQRGRLPNSGTRTYTLGGGIALINEGGSLGFSAGYYDTRYGIPARPGAEHHHEDEDHDDEDHDHDEHAHGEEPVTIGLKQFRADVRGEVKIGGFIDALRVRAGYSDYEHTEFEGDEVGTVFSAEGFEGRLELVQANRNGWRGVTGFQGFTRDFAAVGAEAFVPQNVTDQYGFFTLQEVDLGAIGVEGALRYEHTRVRSNDVKLDLDEDGPTGAFDRRFDAFSGAIGLSYAVTSSVKIGVNASRAVRAPSAEELFSNGPHIATQAYEVGNPNFRTEKSWGGELYARGATGPLRFQIAGYANWFDDYIYEVATGDEIDELPVFEYRQAGARYLGIEGEVSTTFIDGGEGGFSLGGNLVADYVNARLEDGSAVPRIPPFRVLAGIDASQGAFGGRVEVEHAVRQTRVAAFETETPAFTLVNASVTWHPLGEKRETAIILSANNIFDVDARRHASFTKDFAPLPGRDIRVSARLSF, encoded by the coding sequence ATGAAGTTCACTGCCCTCCTGCTCGCGACGAGCGTGCTTGCCGCCCCCGCCTTTGCCCAGACCAGCGACCACGCCGAACGCGACCGGTCGAGCCGCAACCCGGTGCATGGCGAGACGGTCGATGAGGTGGTGATCAGCGCGCCAGGCCTTGAGCGACTCGATCTGCTGGCGGGCACGTCGGTCATCACCGGCGATGAACTGGTACGCGACATTCGCGGACAGATCGGCGAATCGCTGACGCAAGTGCCGGGCGTGTCGGCAACCTCGTTCAGCCCCGGTGCTTCGCGCCCGGTGCTGCGCGGGTTCCAGGGTGAGCGCGTCCGCGTGCTGACCGACGGGCTCGGCACGCTCGATGTCTCCAACACCTCGACCGACCATGCGGTGTCGATCGAACCGCTGACCGCCGAGCGGATCGAGGTGCTGCGCGGTCCTGCGGTGCTGCTGTTCGGCAGCCAGGCGATCGGCGGCGCGGTCAACGTGCTCGACCGCCGCATCCCGCGCGCGGTGCCGGAGAATGGCTTCCATATCGACGCGATCGGTGCCTATGGCTCGGCGGCGGATGAGCGTGGCGGTGGCGTGGCGGTCGACTTTGCGATCACCCCCCAGATCGTCGCGCATATCGACGGCAGCTATCGCAAGAGCGACGATCTGCGCGTTGGCGGCTATGTGCTGAGCGACACGCTGCGCGAGGAGCAGTTGCACATCGCCGAGCATGAAGCCGAAGAAGGCCATGCCGAAGAAGCCGCCGAAGCACTGGAACTGGCGAACCAGCGCGGCCGCCTGCCGAACAGCGGCACGCGCACCTATACGCTGGGCGGCGGCATTGCGCTGATCAACGAAGGCGGTAGCCTGGGCTTTTCGGCCGGCTACTACGACACGCGCTATGGCATTCCCGCGCGGCCCGGTGCCGAACATCATCATGAGGACGAGGATCATGATGACGAGGATCACGACCATGACGAACATGCCCATGGCGAGGAGCCGGTCACGATCGGCCTGAAGCAGTTCCGCGCCGATGTGCGTGGCGAGGTCAAGATCGGCGGCTTCATCGACGCACTGCGCGTCCGCGCCGGCTATTCGGATTACGAGCATACCGAGTTCGAGGGCGACGAGGTCGGCACCGTGTTCAGCGCGGAAGGGTTCGAGGGCCGCCTGGAACTGGTTCAGGCCAACCGCAATGGCTGGCGCGGCGTGACCGGGTTCCAGGGCTTCACGCGCGACTTCGCGGCGGTCGGGGCCGAGGCGTTCGTGCCCCAGAATGTCACCGACCAATATGGCTTCTTCACGCTGCAGGAAGTCGATCTGGGTGCCATCGGCGTTGAAGGCGCCCTGCGCTACGAACACACCCGAGTCCGCTCGAACGATGTAAAGCTGGATCTGGACGAGGATGGCCCGACGGGCGCGTTCGACCGCCGTTTCGATGCCTTTTCCGGCGCGATCGGCCTGTCCTATGCGGTCACGTCGTCGGTCAAGATCGGTGTTAACGCCTCACGCGCGGTCCGCGCGCCTTCGGCGGAAGAGCTGTTCTCCAACGGCCCGCATATCGCCACCCAGGCCTATGAGGTCGGCAACCCCAATTTCCGCACCGAAAAGAGCTGGGGCGGCGAACTCTATGCGCGCGGTGCCACCGGGCCGCTGCGTTTCCAGATCGCCGGCTACGCCAACTGGTTCGACGATTACATCTATGAAGTCGCGACCGGCGACGAGATCGACGAACTGCCGGTGTTTGAATATCGTCAGGCGGGCGCCCGCTATCTCGGCATTGAGGGCGAGGTGTCGACCACCTTCATCGACGGCGGCGAGGGCGGCTTCTCGCTCGGCGGCAATCTGGTCGCGGATTATGTGAACGCCCGGCTGGAGGATGGCAGCGCCGTGCCACGCATCCCCCCCTTCCGCGTGCTCGCCGGGATCGACGCCAGCCAGGGCGCGTTCGGCGGCCGGGTCGAGGTCGAGCATGCGGTCCGCCAGACCCGCGTCGCGGCGTTCGAGACGGAGACTCCGGCCTTCACCCTGGTCAATGCGTCGGTCACCTGGCACCCGCTGGGCGAAAAGCGCGAGACCGCGATCATCCTGTCGGCGAACAACATCTTCGACGTCGATGCGCGCCGCCACGCCAGCTTCACCAAGGATTTCGCCCCGCTGCCGGGTCGCGACATCCGCGTGTCGGCGCGGTTGAGCTTTTAA
- a CDS encoding YggT family protein, producing the protein MLFGIVQILLNVLWWIIVIQAVLSILISFNVINTYNDFVSSLWRGLNTLTEPIYRPIRRILPDTGPMDFAPFVVLILIAIVNYAVIPNLAMALASPAA; encoded by the coding sequence ATGCTTTTCGGGATCGTACAGATCCTGCTCAACGTGCTGTGGTGGATCATCGTCATCCAGGCGGTGTTGTCGATCCTGATCTCGTTCAACGTGATCAACACCTATAACGATTTCGTCAGCTCGCTGTGGCGCGGGCTGAACACGCTGACCGAGCCGATCTATCGCCCGATCCGCCGCATCCTGCCCGACACCGGGCCGATGGATTTCGCGCCGTTCGTGGTGCTGATCCTGATCGCAATCGTAAACTATGCGGTGATCCCCAACCTCGCCATGGCGCTGGCCAGCCCGGCGGCGTGA
- a CDS encoding queuosine precursor transporter codes for MTTPAPLTRSLFVLSIFYGGMVCIAGVLGNKQVALGPLAVEAGIFAFLLLVAVSSAVAELHGRVTANQLVRFGFIPLIASMLLSWLVWALPASPKMMPEYRDAIQLILGTTWRIWGAGIVAYGVSQTLNVTIFSAMRGGEGSKMLWLRAGVAGILSQIVDTLIFITLAFYGEFPIGPLLVGQLISKIVLSALLVPVLIYGFVALGRRLDRAG; via the coding sequence ATGACCACACCGGCCCCGCTGACGCGCTCGCTCTTCGTCCTCTCGATCTTCTATGGCGGCATGGTCTGCATCGCGGGCGTGCTGGGCAACAAGCAGGTGGCGCTCGGGCCGCTCGCGGTCGAGGCGGGGATCTTCGCCTTCCTGCTGCTGGTCGCGGTCTCCAGCGCTGTCGCGGAGCTTCACGGGCGGGTGACCGCCAACCAGCTGGTGCGGTTCGGCTTCATTCCGCTGATCGCGTCGATGCTGTTGTCCTGGCTGGTCTGGGCGCTGCCCGCATCACCCAAGATGATGCCGGAATATCGCGACGCAATTCAGCTGATCCTGGGGACGACCTGGCGCATCTGGGGTGCGGGCATCGTCGCCTATGGCGTGTCGCAGACGCTCAACGTCACCATTTTCAGCGCGATGCGCGGGGGCGAGGGCAGCAAGATGCTGTGGCTGCGCGCCGGGGTCGCGGGCATCCTCAGCCAGATCGTCGATACGCTGATCTTCATCACCCTCGCCTTTTACGGCGAGTTCCCGATCGGCCCGCTGCTGGTGGGGCAGCTGATTTCGAAGATCGTGCTGTCGGCGCTGCTGGTGCCCGTGCTGATCTATGGCTTTGTCGCGCTCGGGCGCCGGCTGGACCGGGCGGGCTGA